The following are from one region of the Georgenia sp. M64 genome:
- a CDS encoding DMT family transporter, which translates to MFHARSAPAAPAAGTLRSPRPWRMVGITAAWGACFVAIEWGLRDAPLLWYAALRALLAGAALLALGAALRRPAPSGARDWGRITGLGLINVTVAFGAMFAGVAGLATGTAAVLANAQPLLILLPAWWLYGEKVSVRTSVALVVGFTGLVLVAVPGGGGSGAALSLLSAAAITAGTLLSRRLGGLDVVVFTGWHLLVGGVALAALAAVVEGAPVIAWTPRFVLSLLFLALVGTAATTVVWFTEARRSRLDVLTAWTFLTPVFGIVLAAVAFATVPAGWTAAGLAGVLAAMWVIVQPHPRPTARPVRAGPP; encoded by the coding sequence ATGTTCCACGCCCGCAGCGCCCCCGCCGCGCCCGCGGCCGGGACGCTGCGGTCGCCCCGGCCCTGGCGCATGGTGGGGATCACCGCCGCCTGGGGCGCCTGCTTCGTGGCGATCGAGTGGGGCCTGAGGGACGCGCCCCTGCTGTGGTACGCCGCGCTGCGGGCCCTGCTTGCCGGGGCCGCACTGCTGGCCCTGGGCGCCGCCCTCCGCCGCCCGGCCCCGTCGGGCGCGCGGGACTGGGGGCGGATCACCGGGCTGGGACTGATCAACGTGACGGTGGCGTTCGGGGCCATGTTCGCCGGCGTCGCCGGCCTGGCCACCGGAACCGCCGCGGTGCTTGCCAATGCCCAGCCCCTGCTGATCCTGCTGCCGGCGTGGTGGCTGTACGGCGAGAAGGTCTCGGTACGTACGAGCGTGGCGCTGGTCGTCGGCTTCACCGGCCTGGTCCTCGTCGCCGTGCCCGGTGGCGGTGGCAGCGGCGCCGCGCTGTCGCTGCTGTCCGCCGCGGCGATCACCGCGGGGACCCTGCTGTCCCGGCGCCTGGGTGGCCTCGACGTGGTGGTGTTCACGGGATGGCACCTCCTCGTGGGCGGCGTCGCGCTCGCCGCGCTCGCCGCGGTGGTGGAGGGGGCCCCGGTGATCGCCTGGACCCCCCGGTTCGTCCTGTCCCTGCTGTTCCTGGCGCTCGTCGGTACGGCGGCTACCACCGTGGTGTGGTTCACGGAGGCGCGCCGCTCCCGCCTCGACGTCCTGACCGCCTGGACCTTCCTCACCCCCGTGTTCGGCATCGTGCTCGCGGCCGTGGCCTTTGCCACGGTGCCGGCCGGGTGGACCGCGGCGGGCCTGGCCGGGGTGCTGGCGGCCATGTGGGTCATCGTGCAACCTCACCCTCGTCCGACGGCACGCCCGGTTCGGGCGGGCCCGCCCTGA
- a CDS encoding beta-phosphoglucomutase family hydrolase codes for MTRTGHAGPTPAPAPTGAVPPQEAVIFDMDGVVTDTAAVHAAAWKRLFDDVLADPRLSGGPYAPFDITEDYRLYVDGRSREDGVAAFLAARGIDLPTGGADDGADAWSVRGLAARKNAMYLDLLAEQGLRVFPGTVDLLRRLRAGGVPVGLVTASRNAQELLTAAGLGGVFDVVVDGREAHEMGLPGKPEPAMFLRAAELLGVDPGRAAVVEDAIAGVQGARSGGFGLVVGVDRVGQRQALEEAGADVVVADVSELDLGSLRTDPWTLVYEGFDPAHEPHREALTTLGNGYLGTRGAAPERAADGVHYPGTYLAGVYNRLTSTVHGRDVEDEHLVNAPNWLLLDLRIGGGGWWSAGGLTAADERRELDLRRGVLTRTAVLTDGAGRRLRLTQRRVVSMARPHLACLETTLEAEGWDGAVDVASGIDAGVRNRNVAEYRALADRHLQTVAVDDVDENTLMVEVETTQSQVRIATAARTTVTGTDAAPPVHEHRGDRHVLHFDLTLQAGRPVTITKTVAVFTSKDHAIASPPLAAVGELERAAGGLADLLPAHEAAWARLWDRFAIELDADRQTQLVLNLHVFHLLQSVSAHTADVDAGVPARGLHGEGYRGHVFWDELFVLPALTAHLPWVSRAMLEYRYRRLDMARRAAAEAGREGAMFPWQSGSDGREETPSMLFNTRSGRWMPDNSRRQRHVGLAVAYNAWQYYQTTGDVAWLAHRGADLIIEVARFFASLATYDGAEDRFHIVGVMGPDEYHDGYPGAPGQGLRDNAYTNVLAAWVCARAAEVLRVTDGHECDEVYARLGVRPEEPALWQRLGRRLAVPFHDGVLSQFDGYGALAELDWAHYRRTYGNIGRLDLVLEAEGDTTNRYRLAKQADVLMLVYLLGPDGVLSTLERLGYPADRELLARTVDYYLARTAHGSTLSRVVHASVLARMDPARAWQTFRDALAADLDDTQGGTTSEGIHLGAMAGTIDIVTRAFAGQHTEGDTVALDPNLPVGLRRARFSLVHRGQRLRISLDHYSLTVSADPCAANPRVRVRLGGRTEAVSAAGEMLFTPYDHECGGDERDD; via the coding sequence ATGACGCGTACCGGTCACGCCGGCCCGACCCCGGCACCCGCCCCCACCGGGGCGGTCCCGCCACAGGAGGCGGTGATCTTCGACATGGACGGGGTGGTGACGGACACGGCGGCCGTGCACGCGGCCGCCTGGAAGCGCCTGTTCGACGACGTGCTGGCCGACCCGCGGCTGAGCGGCGGACCGTACGCCCCGTTCGACATCACCGAGGACTACCGGCTCTACGTCGACGGACGCTCCCGGGAGGACGGCGTGGCCGCCTTCCTGGCCGCCCGCGGCATCGACCTGCCGACTGGCGGCGCCGACGACGGGGCTGACGCCTGGTCGGTGCGCGGCCTCGCGGCGCGCAAGAACGCGATGTATCTGGATCTGCTCGCCGAGCAGGGCCTGCGGGTCTTTCCCGGCACCGTGGACCTGCTGCGCCGCCTCCGGGCAGGTGGGGTGCCGGTGGGCCTGGTCACCGCCAGCCGCAATGCCCAGGAGCTGCTCACGGCGGCGGGCCTCGGCGGGGTCTTCGACGTCGTCGTGGACGGCCGGGAGGCACACGAGATGGGGCTGCCCGGCAAGCCCGAGCCCGCCATGTTCCTGCGCGCCGCCGAGCTGCTGGGGGTCGATCCGGGCCGGGCGGCGGTGGTCGAGGACGCCATCGCCGGGGTGCAGGGCGCCCGTAGCGGTGGCTTCGGCCTCGTGGTCGGGGTGGACCGGGTGGGGCAGCGTCAGGCTCTCGAGGAGGCCGGGGCCGACGTCGTCGTCGCCGACGTCTCCGAGCTGGACCTCGGCTCCCTGCGCACCGACCCGTGGACGCTGGTCTACGAGGGGTTCGACCCGGCCCACGAGCCGCACCGGGAGGCGCTGACCACGCTGGGCAACGGCTACCTCGGCACCCGCGGCGCGGCCCCGGAGCGGGCGGCGGACGGGGTCCACTACCCCGGGACCTACCTGGCCGGCGTGTACAACCGGCTGACCTCGACCGTCCACGGGCGCGACGTGGAGGACGAGCACCTGGTCAACGCCCCCAACTGGCTGCTGCTGGACCTGCGCATCGGTGGCGGAGGGTGGTGGTCGGCCGGGGGGCTCACCGCCGCCGACGAACGCCGGGAGCTGGACCTGCGCCGCGGGGTGCTCACCCGCACGGCGGTCCTCACCGACGGCGCCGGGCGCCGCCTGCGCCTGACGCAGCGCCGCGTCGTGTCCATGGCGCGGCCCCACCTGGCCTGCCTCGAGACGACGCTCGAGGCCGAGGGCTGGGACGGTGCCGTCGACGTGGCGTCCGGAATCGATGCCGGCGTGCGCAACCGCAACGTCGCGGAGTACCGCGCGCTGGCGGACCGGCACCTGCAAACCGTCGCGGTGGACGACGTCGACGAGAACACCCTCATGGTGGAGGTGGAGACCACCCAGAGCCAGGTGCGCATCGCGACCGCCGCCCGCACCACGGTCACCGGGACCGACGCCGCCCCGCCGGTGCACGAGCACCGCGGGGACCGCCACGTCCTGCATTTCGACCTGACGCTCCAGGCGGGCAGGCCGGTGACGATCACCAAGACCGTCGCCGTGTTCACCTCCAAGGACCACGCCATCGCCTCCCCACCGCTGGCCGCCGTCGGGGAGCTGGAGCGGGCCGCCGGCGGGCTCGCCGACCTGCTGCCCGCGCACGAGGCAGCCTGGGCGCGGCTGTGGGACCGCTTCGCCATCGAGCTGGACGCGGACCGCCAGACCCAGTTGGTGCTGAACCTGCACGTCTTCCACCTGCTCCAGTCGGTCTCGGCGCACACCGCGGACGTCGACGCCGGCGTCCCGGCACGCGGACTGCACGGCGAGGGGTACCGCGGCCACGTGTTCTGGGACGAGTTATTCGTCCTGCCGGCGCTCACCGCCCACCTGCCCTGGGTGAGCCGGGCGATGCTGGAGTACCGGTACCGGCGCCTGGACATGGCGCGGCGGGCGGCGGCCGAGGCGGGACGGGAAGGGGCGATGTTCCCCTGGCAGAGCGGCAGCGACGGGCGCGAGGAAACCCCGAGCATGCTCTTCAACACCCGCTCGGGGCGCTGGATGCCGGACAACTCCCGCCGGCAGCGGCACGTCGGCCTGGCCGTGGCGTACAACGCCTGGCAGTACTACCAGACCACCGGGGACGTGGCGTGGCTGGCCCACCGCGGAGCCGACCTGATCATCGAGGTTGCCCGGTTCTTCGCGTCCCTGGCCACCTACGACGGCGCCGAGGACCGGTTCCACATCGTGGGGGTGATGGGACCGGACGAATACCACGACGGCTATCCCGGTGCGCCGGGCCAGGGGCTGCGGGACAACGCCTACACCAACGTGCTCGCCGCCTGGGTGTGCGCCCGCGCGGCCGAGGTGTTGCGCGTGACCGACGGGCACGAGTGCGACGAGGTCTATGCGCGGCTGGGCGTCCGTCCCGAGGAGCCGGCCCTGTGGCAACGCCTCGGCCGCCGCCTGGCGGTGCCCTTCCACGACGGCGTCCTCAGCCAGTTCGACGGCTACGGAGCCCTGGCGGAGCTGGACTGGGCCCACTACCGACGCACGTATGGCAACATCGGGCGCCTGGACCTCGTCCTCGAGGCGGAGGGCGACACCACCAACCGGTACCGGCTGGCCAAGCAGGCCGACGTCCTCATGCTCGTCTACCTCCTGGGCCCCGACGGCGTCCTCAGCACCCTCGAGCGGCTGGGCTACCCGGCCGACCGGGAGCTGCTGGCCCGGACCGTCGACTACTACCTGGCCCGCACGGCTCACGGGTCCACCCTCAGCCGGGTGGTACACGCGTCCGTGCTGGCCCGCATGGACCCGGCCCGCGCCTGGCAGACCTTCCGCGACGCCCTGGCCGCCGACCTCGACGACACCCAGGGAGGGACCACCAGTGAGGGGATCCACCTCGGGGCCATGGCGGGCACCATCGACATCGTCACCCGCGCCTTCGCGGGGCAGCACACCGAGGGGGACACTGTCGCCCTCGACCCGAACCTCCCGGTCGGTCTCCGACGGGCCCGGTTCTCCCTCGTGCACCGTGGCCAGCGGCTGCGGATCAGCCTCGACCACTACTCGCTGACCGTGTCCGCTGACCCGTGCGCCGCCAACCCCCGGGTGCGGGTGCGGTTGGGTGGCCGGACGGAGGCCGTCTCGGCGGCTGGGGAGATGCTGTTCACCCCGTACGACCACGAATGTGGCGGCGATGAGCGCGACGACTGA
- a CDS encoding Na+/H+ antiporter NhaA, whose product MGSHAGLGGARHRRRRGPGTDGHRLPTQAGGTAPGRRPLARLPRESDARAGPPHQLFRHRSVSSNERYQHLFHSWTSYLVVPLFALATAGLALDAGVLARAATSPITIGIVPGLVAGKVVGIVGATWAAAYRGGLPLPLPWAQLVGTSTLGGIGFTVSLLIAGVSFTGEALEEAKAGILAASLLAAALAWVVFRVLTRLPGRARTAGADRRADHRPGGPRRPRGRPTSSATRTHP is encoded by the coding sequence GTGGGGAGCCACGCTGGCCTCGGGGGTGCACGCCACCGTCGCCGGCGTGGCCCTGGGACTGATGGCCACCGCCTACCCACCCAGGCAGGAGGGACTGCGCCAGGCCGGCGCCCGCTGGCGCGTCTTCCGCGTGAATCCGACGCCCGCGCTGGTCCGCCGCACCAGCTGTTCCGTCATCGCTCCGTCTCTTCCAACGAGCGTTACCAGCACCTCTTCCACTCCTGGACCAGCTACCTCGTCGTCCCGCTCTTCGCCCTGGCGACCGCCGGGCTCGCGCTCGACGCCGGCGTGCTCGCTCGTGCGGCAACGTCACCGATCACGATCGGGATCGTGCCGGGACTGGTAGCGGGCAAGGTGGTCGGGATCGTGGGGGCCACCTGGGCGGCGGCATACAGGGGCGGCCTGCCGCTGCCCCTGCCGTGGGCACAGCTTGTAGGCACCTCCACCCTGGGAGGGATCGGGTTCACCGTCTCGCTCCTGATCGCCGGCGTCAGCTTCACCGGCGAGGCCCTGGAGGAGGCCAAGGCAGGCATCCTCGCCGCCTCGCTCCTGGCCGCCGCCCTGGCCTGGGTGGTCTTCCGGGTGCTGACCCGGCTGCCGGGCCGGGCGCGCACGGCCGGGGCGGATCGCCGCGCCGATCACCGACCTGGCGGACCGCGTCGACCCCGAGGTCGACCCACATCCTCGGCGACCCGGACGCACCCGTGA
- a CDS encoding cytochrome b N-terminal domain-containing protein: MSARTEGHTSSQAAGRRPTRWRRVIDAVDERMGLKALAYDVPEHANNLAWSMGALTAISFFLLLVSGIYIAQWYNPMPEVANQSVRTIMTQAPLGAFARGLHYWAAQAMYILALVHMLRVFFTGSFKRPREGNWIVGAAMLLLTFLAVFTGTVLKWDQEGFEALTHNLDVAELIGGLGIWFTGELAPEVPLVLRLYTGHAVIIPGLILALFVIHALLVKRHKISPHPDILPTTLEEPAPFTEHLKRAGAYGLVLLGILTALSVLLPPIIGPTPVEGIETTRPLWMFWWFFPFEQWFGVSSVGIIMGVVFFALFLVPFLDRSPERGWRQRKLAVTLFGLLALFMLVVSVYVWINNAQGH, encoded by the coding sequence ATGAGCGCGCGCACGGAAGGGCACACCTCGTCGCAGGCGGCGGGCCGGCGTCCCACACGGTGGCGTCGCGTCATCGACGCGGTGGACGAGCGGATGGGACTCAAGGCGCTGGCGTACGACGTGCCCGAGCACGCGAACAACCTGGCCTGGAGCATGGGGGCGCTGACGGCCATCTCCTTCTTCCTCCTGCTGGTCTCGGGCATCTACATCGCGCAGTGGTACAACCCCATGCCCGAGGTCGCCAACCAGTCGGTCCGCACGATCATGACGCAGGCCCCACTCGGCGCCTTCGCCCGTGGGTTGCACTACTGGGCGGCGCAGGCGATGTACATCCTGGCGCTGGTGCACATGCTGCGCGTCTTCTTCACCGGCTCCTTCAAGCGTCCCCGCGAGGGCAACTGGATCGTCGGTGCGGCCATGCTGCTGCTGACCTTCCTCGCGGTATTCACCGGCACGGTTCTCAAGTGGGACCAAGAGGGCTTCGAGGCCCTGACGCACAACCTGGACGTCGCCGAGCTGATCGGCGGTCTGGGCATCTGGTTCACGGGTGAGCTGGCACCGGAGGTGCCCCTCGTGCTGCGCCTGTACACCGGGCACGCCGTCATCATCCCCGGCCTCATCCTGGCGCTGTTCGTCATCCACGCGCTGCTGGTCAAGCGTCACAAGATCTCGCCGCATCCGGACATCCTGCCCACCACGCTGGAGGAGCCGGCGCCGTTCACCGAGCACCTCAAGAGGGCCGGCGCCTACGGTCTGGTGCTGCTCGGGATCCTCACGGCGTTGTCGGTGCTGCTGCCGCCGATCATCGGACCCACCCCGGTGGAGGGAATCGAGACCACCCGGCCGCTATGGATGTTCTGGTGGTTCTTCCCCTTCGAGCAGTGGTTCGGCGTCAGCTCGGTGGGCATCATCATGGGTGTCGTCTTCTTCGCACTGTTCTTGGTCCCGTTCCTGGACCGGAGCCCAGAACGTGGCTGGCGCCAGCGGAAGCTGGCCGTCACGCTATTCGGGTTGTTGGCGCTGTTCATGCTCGTGGTCAGCGTGTACGTGTGGATCAACAACGCCCAGGGCCACTGA
- the ccsB gene encoding c-type cytochrome biogenesis protein CcsB, translating to MPETALGQISLVLIYGAMAAYTVGFTAFAIDLSGLRGRGPHRDRRRAVGIAMTTTWLGFALHLLGVITRSVAAARVPWANMYEFSILSSLVAMVIFLALQRGRDMRFLGTFVLGPVLLMLGVAVSVLYVRADGLQPALQTYWLIIHVSIATLAVGVFTIAATLSTLQLVQERAEQRQSRTAIPHPPPFPAPRPDGAAATTTLAQERARTKPHGLWGHLLDVAPSSAELERLAFRLNAVGFMMWTFTLVAGAIWAEYAWGRPWGWDAKEVWSFVIWVIYAAYLHARATRGWEGRRAAYLSIAGFVAILANYFLVNLVFNSLHSYSGIG from the coding sequence ATGCCCGAGACCGCCCTGGGCCAGATCAGCCTCGTACTCATCTACGGAGCGATGGCCGCCTACACCGTCGGCTTCACCGCCTTCGCCATCGACCTCTCCGGACTGCGCGGCCGCGGTCCGCACCGCGATCGCCGTCGCGCGGTCGGCATCGCGATGACCACCACCTGGCTCGGCTTCGCCCTGCACCTGCTCGGTGTCATCACCCGGTCCGTCGCCGCCGCGCGCGTGCCGTGGGCGAACATGTACGAGTTCTCCATCCTCTCCTCCCTCGTCGCGATGGTCATCTTCCTCGCCCTGCAACGCGGCCGGGACATGCGCTTCCTCGGCACCTTCGTCCTCGGCCCCGTGCTCCTCATGCTCGGTGTCGCCGTCTCCGTCCTCTACGTCCGCGCCGACGGCCTCCAACCGGCCCTGCAGACCTACTGGCTCATCATCCATGTCTCCATAGCCACCCTCGCCGTCGGCGTCTTCACCATCGCCGCGACCCTCTCGACACTCCAGCTCGTCCAGGAACGCGCCGAGCAGCGCCAGTCCCGTACAGCCATCCCGCACCCACCCCCCTTTCCGGCGCCTCGGCCGGACGGTGCGGCGGCGACCACCACGCTGGCCCAGGAACGAGCGCGGACAAAGCCGCACGGTCTGTGGGGGCACCTGCTCGACGTCGCGCCCTCCTCGGCCGAGCTCGAACGCCTCGCCTTCCGGCTCAACGCAGTCGGCTTCATGATGTGGACCTTCACCCTCGTCGCGGGTGCGATCTGGGCCGAGTACGCCTGGGGCCGCCCCTGGGGCTGGGACGCCAAGGAGGTGTGGTCCTTCGTCATCTGGGTCATCTACGCCGCGTACCTGCACGCTCGCGCTACCCGCGGGTGGGAAGGACGCCGGGCCGCGTACCTCTCCATCGCCGGGTTCGTCGCCATCCTGGCCAACTACTTCCTCGTCAACCTCGTCTTCAACAGCCTCCACTCCTACAGCGGCATCGGATAA
- a CDS encoding cytochrome c biogenesis protein ResB, whose translation MRTATEVDATNLSSKAGQGEDGPEVGTGRAQSPALGVTGWLRWMWRQLTSMRVAILLLLLLAVVALPGSLFPQRPQDPARVDEYFSAYPRLAPWLERVGFFDVYGSPWFAAVYLLLFISLIGCIVPRVRVHWRALHARPPRVPRSFQRFPVREELAVTESRPAVEANLMAALKGRYRAAVTTEGITAERGYLRESGNLVFHLSLIGVLLSLAAGQLYSYRGQFIVVEGESFANSVLDYDTFEPGTFFDPDSLAPFTFTLEEFASEFTPDALARDFAATVRVSEPDGSTRREVIKVNDPMDAGGANLYLMGNGFAPDITVRDGAGQVAFSGPVPFLPQDSVYTSRGVVKVPDVSVGEQLGLTGAFLPTAMMAEDGSGVYSAHPEPNAPLMALTLWAGDLGLDDGVPQNVYVLDTDDMRQIYEEAPDGSPGSAEEGQQPVTLFLSPGESVELPEGLGTVTFGSLPRFVGLDLRYDPTLPYLLGSSVFALLGLFASLFVPRRRLWVKLTDTPSGGGTVVSGAALARGDDPGLARDLARVLRSAGSPVAPPRRTTTETHDADGTTGPTTTAPADPDPARKGH comes from the coding sequence TTGAGGACCGCCACTGAGGTCGATGCGACGAACCTGAGCTCCAAGGCTGGGCAGGGGGAAGATGGCCCCGAGGTGGGGACGGGCCGGGCGCAGTCGCCCGCGCTGGGTGTGACCGGCTGGCTCCGGTGGATGTGGCGCCAGCTGACCAGCATGCGGGTCGCGATCCTGCTGCTGCTGCTGCTGGCCGTGGTCGCACTGCCGGGGTCGTTGTTTCCCCAGCGGCCGCAGGACCCTGCACGGGTGGATGAGTACTTCTCCGCCTACCCGCGCCTTGCTCCTTGGCTCGAGCGGGTCGGATTCTTCGACGTGTACGGCTCGCCGTGGTTCGCCGCGGTGTACCTGTTGCTGTTCATCTCACTGATCGGGTGCATCGTGCCGCGCGTCCGGGTCCACTGGCGGGCGCTGCACGCGCGGCCGCCGCGGGTGCCCCGCAGCTTCCAGCGGTTCCCGGTGCGGGAGGAGCTCGCGGTCACCGAGTCCCGCCCGGCGGTGGAGGCGAACCTCATGGCCGCCCTGAAGGGGCGTTACCGTGCGGCGGTCACGACCGAGGGCATCACCGCCGAGCGGGGGTACCTGCGCGAGAGCGGCAACCTCGTCTTCCACCTCTCCCTCATCGGAGTCCTCCTCTCTCTCGCGGCCGGCCAGCTCTACAGCTACCGCGGGCAGTTCATCGTCGTGGAGGGGGAGTCCTTCGCCAACTCCGTGCTCGACTACGACACCTTCGAACCGGGCACCTTCTTCGACCCCGACTCCCTCGCGCCCTTCACGTTCACGTTGGAGGAGTTCGCGTCGGAGTTCACCCCCGATGCCCTCGCGCGTGACTTCGCCGCGACCGTGCGCGTGAGCGAGCCGGACGGATCGACCCGCCGAGAGGTCATCAAGGTCAACGACCCGATGGACGCCGGCGGGGCGAACCTCTACCTGATGGGCAACGGCTTCGCCCCCGACATCACCGTGCGCGACGGTGCGGGACAGGTCGCCTTCTCCGGGCCGGTCCCGTTCCTGCCCCAGGACTCCGTCTACACCTCCCGCGGTGTCGTGAAGGTGCCCGACGTCAGCGTCGGTGAGCAGCTCGGGCTCACCGGCGCCTTCCTGCCCACCGCCATGATGGCTGAGGACGGCTCGGGGGTGTACTCCGCCCACCCCGAGCCCAACGCCCCACTGATGGCCCTGACCCTCTGGGCCGGTGATCTCGGCCTGGACGACGGTGTGCCCCAGAACGTCTACGTCCTGGACACCGACGACATGCGCCAGATCTACGAAGAGGCCCCGGACGGCTCCCCCGGCTCCGCCGAGGAGGGCCAACAGCCGGTGACCCTCTTCCTCTCCCCGGGTGAGAGCGTGGAGCTGCCCGAGGGACTCGGGACCGTGACGTTCGGCTCCCTCCCGCGCTTCGTCGGCCTCGACCTGCGCTACGACCCCACCCTGCCCTACCTGCTGGGCTCCTCCGTCTTCGCCTTGCTCGGCCTGTTCGCCTCCCTGTTCGTCCCCCGCCGACGCCTGTGGGTCAAACTCACCGACACCCCCAGCGGAGGGGGCACCGTCGTCTCCGGGGCGGCCCTGGCCCGCGGGGACGACCCCGGCCTAGCCCGCGACCTCGCACGCGTGCTCCGGAGCGCCGGTTCCCCCGTCGCCCCGCCGCGCCGGACGACGACGGAAACGCACGACGCAGACGGCACCACCGGACCAACGACAACGGCACCCGCCGACCCCGACCCAGCCCGGAAAGGACACTGA
- a CDS encoding cytochrome c biogenesis protein CcdA, whose translation MDWDQIANLFQSTVLTGPMLAALPVAGVAGAISFASPCVLPLLPGYVGYLGGMVGAQGDSERDRRSWVGNGRMLTGVVLFVAGFTAVFVLLGVVFAWAGIVLAAWMDAIVRAMGVLVILMGLAFMGRLGGALLVALGLAMVTGLWGLLSGYLQGMVADFETVV comes from the coding sequence ATGGACTGGGACCAGATCGCCAACCTCTTTCAGTCGACCGTGCTCACCGGACCGATGCTCGCCGCCCTGCCCGTGGCCGGGGTCGCCGGAGCCATCTCCTTCGCCTCCCCGTGCGTGCTCCCCCTGCTTCCCGGTTATGTCGGCTACCTCGGTGGCATGGTCGGCGCTCAAGGAGATTCCGAACGTGACCGTCGATCATGGGTCGGCAACGGGCGGATGCTCACCGGTGTGGTGCTCTTCGTGGCGGGCTTCACCGCCGTCTTCGTGCTGCTCGGCGTGGTGTTCGCCTGGGCAGGAATAGTTCTCGCCGCCTGGATGGACGCGATCGTGCGCGCGATGGGCGTACTCGTCATCCTCATGGGGCTGGCCTTCATGGGACGTCTGGGCGGGGCCTTGCTCGTCGCGCTCGGGCTGGCCATGGTCACCGGGCTGTGGGGCCTGCTCTCGGGATACCTGCAGGGCATGGTCGCCGACTTCGAGACGGTGGTGTGA